The proteins below come from a single Candida albicans SC5314 chromosome 7, complete sequence genomic window:
- a CDS encoding uncharacterized protein (Putative ember of the multi-drug and toxin extrusion (MATE) family of the multidrug/oligosaccharidyl-lipid/polysaccharide exporter superfamily; Spider biofilm induced), translating to MSSSHPDRTHQFTHSNTKRRASIVYGSVGKGGLYLPSDFIPTKDNGHNNTFDNEDEEADNNNETQPLLPDSFGNSPSTLLYNKKKIRRKSSVINHELIEEERELLKDNHIPIPETNGSTNAIQDEAVAQEEEDQEDNIIRDTFENAIINKEIQSTTSTIELKNLIKSSIPLVLTFLLQNSLSTVSVFSVGHLGATELAAVSMGAMTANITGYATIQGIATALDTLCPQAFGAKKYKLVGSYLQKCTALISVIMLPIFIIWIFFGYDLICLILPDKETAKLSAVYLKYLTFGMPAYILFECGKRFLQAQGIYHISTYVLLIAAPSNLIMNLLFVKHIGYLGAPIAVAINYWIMFSGLIILTVFYVKPEDTPSGLHPMECWGGFSIKDAFHDWKKLIVLAIPGLIMLEAEFLAFEILTLMASYLGTIALAAQSVGTTMAALTYQVPFAIGIASSTRIANFLGAGLGDAAKITTKVALLFGLFISVFNFLVLFIFQTQIAKAFTNDEKVISAVTNVMWLIALMQISDAMNANSAGCLRGQGQTKIGGIVNLFSYYVVGLPLSVYLSFYSPWKGSLHGLWIGSTVALTIIGSVQSYYALTVDFNKLCDDARKRTNTENHHNHV from the coding sequence ATGTCATCATCACATCCAGATAGAACTCATCAATTCACTCATTCTAATACTAAAAGAAGAgcatcaattgtttatgGATCAGTAGGTAAAGGAGGGTTATATTTACCTTCAGATTTCATTCCTACAAAGGACAACGGCCATAACAATACATTTGacaatgaagatgaagaagcagataataataatgaaactCAACCATTGTTACCTGATAGTTTTGGTAATTCTCCTTCaacattattatataataagaaaaaaattagaaggAAACTGAGTGTTATCAAtcatgaattgattgaagaagaacgtgaattattaaaagataaTCATATTCCTATTCCTGAAACCAATGGTTCTACTAATGCAATTCAAGATGAAGCTGTTGCTcaggaagaagaagatcaAGAAGACAACATTATCAGGGATACGTTTGAAAATgctattattaataaagaaattcaatcaactacatcaacaattgagttgaaaaatttaattaaatcatcaatcCCATTAGTTTtaacttttcttttacaaAATTCTTTATCAACAGTATCAGTTTTCAGTGTTGGTCATTTAGGTGCGACTGAATTAGCAGCAGTTTCAATGGGGGCCATGACGGCTAATATTACCGGGTATGCTACCATTCAAGGTATTGCTACTGCTTTAGATACACTTTGTCCACAAGCTTTTGGAGccaaaaaatataaattagtTGGGTCATATCTTCAAAAATGTACTGCATTAATTTCAGTTATTATGTTAcctattttcattatttggaTATTTTTCGGGTACgatttaatttgtttaattctTCCTGATAAGGAAACAGCTAAATTATCAGCTgtttatttaaaatatctTACATTTGGTATGCCAgcttatattttatttgaatgTGGTAAAAGATTTTTACAAGCTCAAGGGATTTATCATATTTCTACTTATGTGTTATTAATTGCTGCCCCttctaatttaattatgaatttattatttgttaaaCATATCGGTTATTTGGGTGCCCCAATTGCTGTAGCCATAAATTATTGGATTATGTTTTCTGGGTTAATTATATTAACGGTATTTTATGTTAAACCTGAAGATACTCCACTGGGATTGCATCCAATGGAATGTTGGGGTGGCTTCAGTATTAAAGATGCTTTCCATGattggaaaaaattgattgttttagCTATTCCAGGATTAATTATGTTGGAAGCAGAATTCTTAGCATTTGAAATCTTAACTTTAATGGCATCTTATTTAGGTACTATTGCTCTTGCTGCACAATCTGTCGGTACAACAATGGCAGCTTTAACTTATCAAGTACCATTTGCTATTGGGATTGCTTCATCAACCAGAATTGCCAACTTTTTGGGTGCCGGATTAGGTGATGCCGCTAAAATTACTACAAAAGTTGCACTTTTATTTGGTCTCTTCATTTCagtattcaattttttggtattatttatattccaAACCCAAATTGCTAAAGCTTTCactaatgatgaaaaagttaTTAGTGCTGTCACCAATGTCATGTGGTTAATTGCTCTTATGCAAATATCAGATGCCATGAATGCTAATTCTGCTGGTTGTTTAAGAGGTCAAGgtcaaacaaaaattggTGGGATTGTCAATTTGTTCTCTTATTATGTTGTGGGATTACCATTATCAGTATatctttcattttattCACCTTGGAAAGGTTCTTTACATGGTCTTTGGATCGGTAGTACTGTGGCATTAACAATTATTGGTTCAGTTCAAAGTTATTATGCATTGACtgttgattttaataaacTCTGTGATGATGCAAGAAAAAGAACCAATACTGAAAATCATCACAATCATGTATAA
- the MNN26 gene encoding Mnn26p (Putative alpha-1,2-mannosyltransferase; mutant sensitive to calcofluor, SDS and growth at 42 deg; present in detergent-resistant membrane fraction (possible lipid raft component); predicted N-terminal acetylation and transmembrane helix) → MSLRRLSPSHLILGTLVLGVIIFNLYVLTSTHEDIKKVKGPTYHTSDNTKIQSHISNYDSEEYVDRLTAEIEDAKKEELISEIRKKLEIQEKPGVIQKLKTELRMKYIDDIKNHLKQEITEQYSNEIFKQYAFSFEIYSKKVDEYALQLENSLKPASCLAILQQAEKDTDSIPDLENYLTKANDKYFKRQEYWRYLLKDILLNNKPKCEPLTKEEKGEKLNPTYQWDARIISEQYLLGSKLTIPGEKFRALRSAHDQVVKQLKSLPDPPSQFISGHGIVVNGGGNMIGSALTAIANMRERGSQLPVELILDTKQEYDKQICEELLPKKLNGKCVIVEEQVGKEVFDIINEKFSRKIMGLLVSSFDHIIAMDADNLAIKNVDNLLFTEPYLSTKMILWPDLWVKLTSPLYYKIARIEPGEIVDRFGIPNDASFAEYITKDKQSEVHYHDLDNLPSTISVETGQMVFSKREHLKSLLLALYYNINGKDFYIDLLYQGAYGEGDRETIVPALHVMNERYSLTNHKVHILGYDAPNGKYSETTLGQTDPRDGFEFYQDWRKFLTSRKLDTRLNPFQSGGYTSDLMKQFHDYKRQIYQDKQYEDEAAVHRMITYKLPSILFLHCNHPKIDPLKNSKEADAEFGVYSRRNMGLPDKVEKLLEGKDWELRFHTISQWVACEAISKSSLYWEKIAGKSQQQVCESVGKYIEFLKKDTFDNEATKLTILNQLGEKSQPKQPEINNNNNNNNNDDDNGKNKQGAAS, encoded by the coding sequence ATGAGTTTGAGAAGACTATCACCACTGCATCTCATATTGGGGACTCTTGTATTGGGagtaataatttttaatcTTTATGTATTGACTTCCACTCATGAAGACATCAAGAAAGTTAAAGGTCCAACATATCATACTAGTGATAATACTAAAATACAATCACATATAAGTAATTATGATAGTGAAGAATATGTTGATAGATTAACTGCTGAAATAGAAGATGCTAAAAAGGAAGAATTAATTAGTGAAATACGtaaaaaacttgaaattcaagaaaaacCAGGAGTGatacaaaaattgaaaactgaATTAAGAATGAAATATATAGATGATATTAAAAATCACttgaaacaagaaataacTGAACAATATAGTAATGAGatttttaaacaatatGCCTTTTCATTTGAGATTTATTCGAAAAAAGTTGATGAATATGCTTTACAACTtgaaaattcattaaaacCAGCGTCATGTTTAGCTATCTTACAACAAGCAGAAAAAGACACAGACCTGATTCctgatttggaaaattatTTAACCAAAGcaaatgataaatatttcaaacGTCAAGAATATTGGAGATACCTATTGAAagatattttattaaataataaacctAAATGTGAACCATTGactaaagaagaaaaaggtGAAAAACTTAATCCAACTTATCAATGGGATGCCAGGATTATATCAGaacaatatttattggGAAGCAAATTAACTATCCctggtgaaaaatttagagCTCTTCGTAGTGCACATGATCAAGTtgttaaacaattgaaatcattacCTGACCCTCCATCACAATTCATATCGGGTCACggtattgttgttaatggtggtggtaacaTGATAGGATCAGCATTAACTGCAATTGCCAATATGAGAGAACGTGGATCTCAATTACCTGTTGAATTAATTCTTGACACCAAACAGGAATatgataaacaaatttgtGAAGAGTTATTACCAAAGAAATTAAACGGGAAATGtgttattgttgaagaaCAAGTGGGTAAAGAAgtatttgatattattaatgaaaaattttccagGAAAATCATGGGATTATTAGTCAGTAGTTTTGACCATATTATTGCTATGGATGCTGATAATCTTGCGATTAAaaatgttgataatttattatttactGAACCTTATTTATCGACGAAAATGATTTTATGGCCGGATTTATGGGTTAAATTAACTAGTCCATTATACTATAAAATTGCCAGAATTGAACCAggagaaattgttgatagaTTTGGGATCCCCAATGATGCATCATTTGCTGAATATATCACCAAAGATAAACAACTGGAAGTTCATTATCATGATCTTGATAATTTACCTAGTACAATTTCTGTGGAAACCGGACAAATGGTTTTCTCAAAACGTGAACATTTGaaaagtttattattagcattatattataatatcAATGGCAAAgatttttatattgatttacTTTATCAAGGTGCTTATGGTGAAGGTGATAGAGAAACTATTGTTCCGGCATTACATGTAATGAATGAACGTTATAGTTTAACCAATCATAAAGTTCATATTTTGGGGTATGATGCCCCTAATGGGAAATATTCCGAAACTACATTAGGACAAACTGATCCAAGAGATGGGtttgaattttatcaaGATTGGAGGAAATTTTTAACCAGTCGGAAATTAGATACCAGATTAAATCCATTCCAATCTGGTGGATATACATCAGATttaatgaaacaatttcatGATTATAAACGacaaatttatcaagataAACAATATGAGGATGAAGCTGCAGTTCATCGAATGATTACTTATAAATTACCCTCGATTCTATTTTTACATTGTAATCATCCGAAAATTGACCCTCTCAAGAATTCTAAAGAGGCTGATGCAGAATTTGGAGTATAttcaagaagaaatatGGGATTACCTGATAAAGTGGAAAAGTTATTAGAAGGTAAAGATTGGGAATTAAGATTTCATACCATATCTCAATGGGTTGCATGTGAAGCCATTAGTAAATCTTCATTATATTGGGAAAAAATTGCTGGGaaatcacaacaacaagtttGTGAATCAGTTGgtaaatatattgaatttttgaaaaaagatacttttgataatgaagcaacaaaattgacaatattaaatcaactaGGGGAAAAACTGCAACCAAAACAACCagaaatcaacaacaacaacaacaataataataatgatgatgataatggtaAGAACAAACAAGGTGCTGCATCATAA
- a CDS encoding uncharacterized protein (Ortholog(s) have cytosol, nucleus localization), with the protein MHREFPPQNFICILTIWLLLYSCFFFLWSGKFFFTTLNKRFLILITTIHHHCQSPIISLFNRLIGKKLLDGVTHITMTKFNSPFIKQTSFEVDYAPTHITKWKSQRTGLQLTYINQPSPIVNGYFAVATEIFDSSGAPHTLEHLIFMGSKKFPYKGLLDNLGNRLYSSTNAWTAVDQTVYTLRTAGWEGFKTLLPIYLDHLINPTLTDEACLTEVYHIDGKGEEKGVVFSEMQGMENQSWFILYKKMQETLYDKNSGYSSETGGLMSELRHLTSDKIREFHKSMYRPENLCVIITGSIDQDELLEIMTEFDNELPSSTNMGTFKRPFVDSKHDEPLEEVIVKEVEFPENDETIGELSISWIGPVCNDTLTNLAVDMVGAYFSDSPISIFNKNLIEIEHPLATEVYYDTDDFYRTALNFNFGGVPTENLQELDTKIKQLLKEQTTPNKIELEYMKQIIEQQKLKFIANVENSASLFSEMATLEFIYGATDGSDLSKWTKDLKEFEILMDWTSEQWSQLIDTFFVQNKSATILGKPSSKLNESMKLQNKQILEDIKTKYGEAKLADLQLKLEAAQKINDKPIPDELITQFPAPDPSKISFIHTKSYKAGNIKNGIVDNSTNQYIDNDDISKLLQKDTPTTDFPLFIHFEHFKSQFVTIQLVMSSKTIDGNLLSYMSVMEEIFSLSIEIPKEDGSVEYIPYEKVIADINRDLIEHQLDNGFDDQFLELITVKIKFEIKNYQKAINWLYNITNHVKFEMNRIRIIIEKIINSLPEKKRNDELMMHSSQCRHLFNENSLRKAQDSIYTESFYKNLLEKIDNQDNGFEEIEKDLNKFKQQLFQLDNIKVIILGDVTKLKNPVSSWNRFINPPPPRPTTTKTSSKIIPFKDLPKSYQYRSSLGESCHGEAFVVNIPSADSTHLTSITKIPHGNYLDEDIFRIALATELLTVMEGPFWKAIRGAGLAYGVHMNRNIETGYLSFVIYRGSDCIQSWCKAKTIIEQYINGELLVDELSISNAINSLINELINNHNNNQYNTAVAKISDNIFKNRGPNYIEFFIKKLHKFKNNGNYQDEIIYILKKYFIKLFDANHSTIFTSLPTDKIETVAGFFNKQGYNINVEDIGSEEYSEEEEEEGEEYSGSEGEGNESD; encoded by the coding sequence ATGCATAGAGAATTTCCGCcccaaaatttcatttgcATTCTTACAATTTGGTTGCTTCtttattcttgttttttttttctttggctgggaaaatttttttttacaaccCTAAATAAAAGATTTCTTATATTAATAACCACTATCCACCACCATTGCCAGTCGCccataatttcattattcaatCGCTTAATAGgaaagaaattgttggatGGAGTTACTCATATTACAATGACGAAATTTAATTCACcatttattaaacaaaCTTCATTTGAAGTTGATTATGCTCCCACTCATATCACCAAATGGAAATCTCAAAGAACTGGATTACAATTAACTTATATTAATCAACCATCTCCCATAGTTAATGGATATTTTGCTGTTGCTACAGAAATTTTTGATAGTTCTGGTGCACCACATACTTTGGAACATTTAATATTCATGGGATCAAAAAAGTTTCCTTATAAAGGATTATTGGATAATTTAGGTAATAGATtatattcatcaacaaatgcTTGGACAGCAGTAGATCAAACCGTGTATACTTTGAGAACTGCTGGTTGGGAAGGTTTCAAAACATTATTACCGATATATCTTGatcatttaattaatcCAACATTAACGGATGAAGCATGTTTAACTGAAGTTTATCATATTGATGGTAaaggagaagaaaaaggagTTGTATTTAGTGAAATGCAAGGGATGGAAAATCAATCATGGTTTATTCTATACAAAAAGATGCAAGAAACTTTATATGATAAGAATTCAGGGTATTCTTCAGAAACTGGTGGGTTAATGTCAGAATTACGTCATTTAACTAGTGACAAAATCCGTGAATTTCATAAATCAATGTATAGACCAGAGAACTTGTGTGTTATAATTACTGgatcaattgatcaagatgaattattagaGATTATGACCGAATTTGACAATGAATTGCCTTCATCAACCAATATGGGGACTTTTAAACGAccatttgttgattctaAACATGATGAGCCACTCGAGGAAGTAATTGTTAAAGAAGTTGAATTTCCGgaaaatgatgaaaccATTGGTGAActatcaatttcttggatTGGACCAGTGTGTAATGATACATTAACTAATCTTGCCGTTGATATGGTGGGTGCATATTTCTCTGATAGTCctatttcaattttcaataaaaatttgattgaaattgaacatCCATTAGCCACTGAAGTCTACTACGATACTGATGACTTTTACCGTACCGCattaaatttcaattttggcGGTGTCCCCACGgaaaatttacaagaattagatactaaaattaaacaattacTTAAAGAGCAAACCACCcctaataaaattgaattagaatatatgaaacaaataatagaacaacagaaattgaaatttattgCTAATGTTGAAAATTCTGCTTCACTTTTTTCTGAAATGGCCACATTAGAATTTATTTATGGTGCCACTGATGGATCAGATTTATCTAAATGGACTAAagatttaaaagaatttgaaattttaatgGATTGGACACTGGAACAATGGAGccaattaattgatactTTTTTCgttcaaaataaatcagCAACAATTTTGGGTAAaccatcatcaaaattgaatgaatcaatgaaattacaaaataaacaaattttagAAGATATTAAAACCAAGTATGGTGAAGCAAAATTGGCagatttacaattgaaattagaaGCTGCCCAAAAAATCAACGATAAACCAATCCCTGATGAATTAATAACACAATTCCCTGCTCCAGACCCACTGAAAATTTCGTTTATTCATACAAAGTCATACAAGGCAGGGAACATTAAAAACGGAATAGTTGATAATTCAACTAATCAgtatattgataatgatgatattagtaaattattacaaaaagATACACCAACAACTGATTTCCCATTgtttattcattttgaaCATTTCAAATCACAATTTGTTACTATTCAATTAGTAATGTCATCGAAAACAATCGATGGCAATCTTTTAAGTTATATGTCAGTAAtggaagaaattttttccTTGTCAATAGAAATACCTAAAGAAGATGGTAGTGTTGAATATATTCCTTATGAGAAAGTTATTGCTGATATTAATAGAGATTTAATTGAACATCAATTGGATAATGGATTTgatgatcaatttttagAGTTAATAACtgttaaaattaaattcgaaattaaaaattatcaaaaagCCATTAATTGGTTATATAATATAACTAATCATGTTAAATTCGAGATGAATCGTATTAGaataattattgaaaaaataatcaattcattacCTGAAAAGAAACgtaatgatgaattaatgaTGCATTCATCACAATGTCGtcatttatttaatgaaaacTCATTGAGAAAAGCTCAAGATTCGATATACACTGAGTCATTTTATaagaatttattagaaaaaattgacaatCAAGATAATggatttgaagaaattgaaaaagatttaaataaatttaagcaacaattatttcaattggaTAATATTAAAGTGATAATTTTAGGTGATGTTactaaattaaaaaatccAGTGAGTAGTTGGAATCGATTTATAAACCCTCCACCACCACGACCTACCACTACTAAAACTTCTTCCAAAATTATCCCATTCAAAGATTTACCCAAATCTTATCAATATCGATCATCATTAGGTGAATCCTGTCATGGAGAAGCATTTGTTGTTAATATCCCTAGTGCTGATTCTACTCATTTAACAAGTATAACCAAAATTCCTCATGGTAATTATcttgatgaagatattttCCGAATTGCTCTTGCCACAGAACTTTTAACTGTTATGGAAGGACCATTTTGGAAAGCAATTAGAGGTGCCGGGTTAGCTTATGGAGTTCATATGAACCGTAATATTGAAACTGGATATTTAAGTTTTGTTATTTATCGAGGTTCAGATTGTATTCAATCTTGGTGTAAAGCTAAAACCataattgaacaatataTCAATGGTGAATTATTGGTTGATGAATTAAGTATAAGCAATGCTATTAATTCcttaattaatgaattgattaataatcataataataatcaatataataCTGCCGTTGCTAAAATTagtgataatatttttaagAATCGTGGACcaaattatattgaatttttcattaaaaaattacataaatttaaaaataatggtaattatcaagatgaaattatatatatattgaaaaaatattttattaaattatttgatgctaatcattcaacaatttttacaaGTTTACCAAcagataaaattgaaactgtGGCAGGGttttttaataaacaaGGGTATAATATAAATGTCGAAGATATTGGATCAGAAGAATATTctgaggaagaagaagaggaaggGGAAGAGTATAGTGGTTCTGAGGGGGAAGGAAATGAATCAGATTAG
- a CDS encoding uncharacterized protein (Ortholog of C. dubliniensis CD36 : Cd36_73320, C. parapsilosis CDC317 : CPAR2_703860, Candida tenuis NRRL Y-1498 : CANTEDRAFT_114480 and Debaryomyces hansenii CBS767 : DEHA2C13794g): MSEQVKINPDLSIILVGSVINKCISEYKGDYKDCKALFPVNKFILDLNNLTQEYTTKFPNIDIHFPQIDIKLLSFIITKTLYHKFVTVTQDHVIIDVLPHAYENYLKNIVATSTLRYAKYLLKSAKDLYELEQKKLRKEKGGVSLQGNAPKETIPTLQQQSATPNEKQEVVVPPQVKAQPPNSTNTLKVNVAENKVDTIKESKPISNVPEPTKVQPKPQNSDNKDSTVSEKPSPNESTSLLVTKEKSEEKVVDEDQTMESSEDQKNEEQDLEESKELSNTDTDKMDIDEPQKPIDDKTSEKVEEEINQDQDQEMSDEGEEESAGVEEQPKTLESTTEPSDEEKVAENENGVEVPSDESKQDEVALEEKQTDEEAEKPIESIEENDEKNKESVIIEEDKEEEISKTKESEQEQEDKDEEREIGRTEQDESDEKVEETGKTEEETNKEEDAHQPSSPEEESPSIEEIPLKHESDADIEAIPGSDSSKEATPEVKQSPKISDDQGSQESPEKSHDDVPSPPPPPSTSSSASRKRARSRSPLPVPAQQHKRFQNIAINLLNSIQEHRFSSPFLQPVSVKDAPDYYNVVREPRDLKNIMKAVKSKNEPPLYQSVKELERDIMLMFANCIMYNQSGDDLVELTKTMKQDISEVFKMFEEAEEDIK, from the coding sequence atGTCAGAACAAGTAAAGATCAATCCAGATTTACTGATTATACTAGTTGGTTCagtaataaataaatgtatCAGTGAATACAAAGGTGATTATAAGGATTGTAAGGCATTATTCCCAGTAAACAAATTCattcttgatttgaataatctTACTCAAGAATATACTACGAAATTCCCtaatattgatattcaCTTCCCTCAAATAGATATTAAATTACTTTCATTTATAATCACAAAGACTTTATATCATAAATTTGTTACTGTGACCCAAGATCATGTAATTATTGATGTACTACCTCATGCCTATgagaattatttgaaaaatattgttgctACTTCAACTTTACGATATGCTAagtatttattgaaaagtgCTAAAGATTTATATGAATTagaacaaaagaaattaagaaaagagaaaggCGGGGTGTCACTACAGGGAAATGCACCCAAAGAAACAATTCCAACattgcaacaacaatcagCAACACCAAATGAAAAGCAAGAGGTAGTAGTACCACCACAAGTGAAAGCGCAACCACCAAATTCTACAAATACTTTGAAAGTCAACGTTGCAGAGAATAAGGTAGATACAATAAAGGAAAGTAAACCTATTTCAAACGTACCTGAACCAACGAAAGTTCAACCAAAACCTCAAAATAGTGATAACAAAGATTCTACTGTGTCCGAGAAACCTAGTCCAAATGAGTCCACATCCCTATTGGTAACGAAAGAGAAAAGTGAAGAGaaagttgttgatgaagatcAAACAATGGAATCTTCTGAAGATCAAAAGAATGAGGAGCAAGATCTAGAAGAATCTAAAGAGTTGTCTAATACAGATACTGACAAGATGGATATTGATGAGCCTCAAAaaccaattgatgataaaacATCTGAGAAAGTTGAGGAGGAAATCAATCAAGATCAAGATCAAGAAATGTCCGATGAGGGCGAGGAAGAAAGTGCTGGTGTGGAAGAGCAACCAAAAACACTAGAATCTACTACTGAACCACTGGATGAAGAGAAAGTTgcagaaaatgaaaatggaGTGGAAGTACCATCAGATGAGAGTAAACAAGATGAAGTTGCTTTGGAAGAAAAACAGACAGATGAGGAAGCCGAAAAGCCGATAGAGagtattgaagaaaatgatgagAAGAACAAGGAGAGCGtaataattgaagaagataagGAAGAGGAAATCCTGAAAACCAAGGAGTCAGAACAAGAGCAAGAAGACAAGGATGAGGAAAGGGAAATCGGAAGAACTGAACAAGATGAATCTGATGAAAAAGTGGAAGAAACTGGAAAGACCGAAGAAGAAACtaacaaagaagaagatgctCATCAACCATCTTCACCTGAAGAAGAATCTCCATCTATAGAAGAAATTCCATTAAAACATGAACTGGATGCTGATATTGAAGCTATACCGGGAAGTGACAGTTCAAAAGAAGCAACACCAGAAGTCAAACAGTCACCAAAAATTAGTGATGATCAAGGCTCACAAGAATCACCTGAGAAATCTCACGATGATGtaccatcaccaccaccaccgccaTCTACTTCATCTTCAGCATCTCGTAAACGTGCTCGTTCTCGTTCTCCATTGCCTGTTCCAGCTCAGCAGCATAAACGATTCCAAAACATTGCTATCAATTTACTTAATTCCATTCAAGAACATCGATTTTCTTCACCATTTCTTCAACCTGTAAGTGTTAAAGATGCACCCGATTATTATAATGTGGTTCGTGAACCTCgagatttgaaaaatattatgAAAGCAGTAAAATCTAAAAATGAACCACCATTATATCAATCAGtgaaagaattagaaaGAGATATTATGTTGATGTTTGCTAATTGTATAATGTACAATCAATCTGGTGATGATTTAGTGGAATTGACCAAGACAATGAAACAAGATATCAGTGAAGTATTTAAAATGTTTGAAGAAGCAGAAGAGGATATTAAGTAG
- the TIM9 gene encoding protein transporter (Predicted protein of the mitochondrial intermembrane space; rat catheter biofilm induced; Spider biofilm repressed) translates to MDQLNVKEQQEFQQIVEQKQMKDFMNLYSNLVSRCFDDCVNDFTSNSLTSKETSCIAKCSEKFLKHSERVGQRFQEQNALLMQQGPK, encoded by the exons ATGGATCAATTAAACGTTaaagaacaacaagaatttcaacaaattgttgaacaaaaacaaatgaaagATTTCATGAATTTATATTCCAATTTAGTTTCAAGATGTTTTGATGATTGTGTTAATGATTTCACTTCTAATAGTTTAACTTCAAAAGAAACTTCATGTATTGCCAAATGTTCtgaaaaattcttgaaacATAGCGAACGTGTTGGTCAAAGATTCCAAGAACAAAA TGCTTTATTGATGCAACAAGGTCCAAAATAA